One stretch of Burkholderia pyrrocinia DNA includes these proteins:
- a CDS encoding virulence factor, with the protein MKALIATWPRRVFLTITIWLIATLLMLMLVAHLDEPHPALLETGDWMKRLVIVPGLAALMVFLFTTAMTRPTQAAHPTEPAGNAASAANEPAKPLVAQVVGLIWLNPLQRMDYSTEWQLLWTQGLATPNKNDDMVRTDPKSFATLQSVAGVAYGNRGKETFYGFYTKYIDKFLLLMRTRYAANAQYFYTVKSENQKDWRELGGQHIELAVPKRLEPREAQEWLRKRMMSFFEIGPPSPKTLWSRDTPPDVQVTQGGANAGFTSLNRALSYLQANPDKSVWVMNWDAPNFPPTDAQINENLVVLFLAGPTFNTEREPLAWIGKAATGNTDEFSQKVGTTRTVQAWKATIDQAAQNAGIAVPDIKYIVHDAGAGSDAASKRLVGLSQSLTEVLPEYDHQKQTFNTAALLGDMGTGSALTDVALAIGRVNHYGGNALVAGTTDPAHPVAVVVMPPSKLTTIDPDKDWFRARGGNNAYLPWWGRRHDTNYGTQGYSW; encoded by the coding sequence ATGAAGGCACTGATCGCTACATGGCCGCGTCGTGTTTTCCTCACCATCACGATATGGCTGATCGCCACCTTGCTGATGCTCATGCTGGTGGCGCATTTAGATGAACCGCATCCAGCATTGCTGGAAACTGGAGACTGGATGAAACGACTTGTCATCGTGCCCGGCTTGGCGGCACTCATGGTGTTTCTATTCACCACGGCTATGACGCGTCCAACGCAAGCTGCTCACCCCACGGAGCCGGCAGGGAATGCCGCGTCAGCAGCCAACGAACCGGCAAAGCCATTGGTTGCGCAGGTTGTTGGCCTGATTTGGCTGAATCCGTTGCAACGCATGGACTACTCGACCGAATGGCAATTATTGTGGACGCAAGGGCTTGCCACACCAAACAAGAACGACGACATGGTGCGCACGGATCCGAAATCATTCGCCACGCTGCAATCAGTCGCAGGTGTTGCCTATGGAAATCGTGGGAAAGAGACGTTTTACGGTTTCTATACCAAGTACATCGATAAGTTTCTCTTGTTGATGCGCACGCGTTATGCAGCGAATGCACAATACTTCTATACGGTAAAGTCCGAGAATCAGAAGGATTGGCGTGAACTTGGCGGCCAGCACATTGAACTTGCAGTTCCGAAGCGACTTGAGCCGCGTGAAGCTCAGGAGTGGTTGCGGAAACGCATGATGAGTTTCTTTGAAATCGGCCCGCCGTCCCCCAAGACTCTGTGGAGCCGCGACACGCCCCCTGACGTGCAGGTCACGCAAGGTGGCGCAAACGCCGGCTTCACATCGCTGAACAGGGCATTGAGCTACCTACAGGCCAACCCCGACAAGAGCGTGTGGGTGATGAATTGGGACGCACCGAATTTCCCGCCGACCGATGCGCAGATCAACGAAAACCTCGTTGTGCTGTTCCTCGCCGGCCCGACCTTCAACACCGAGCGCGAACCGCTCGCATGGATCGGCAAGGCCGCGACCGGCAACACCGACGAGTTTTCGCAGAAGGTCGGCACGACACGAACGGTGCAAGCGTGGAAGGCGACCATCGATCAAGCGGCACAAAACGCAGGGATTGCGGTCCCGGATATCAAGTACATCGTTCACGATGCGGGTGCCGGTAGCGATGCGGCGTCGAAGCGCCTTGTCGGCCTGTCGCAGTCGCTTACCGAAGTCCTGCCCGAATACGACCACCAGAAGCAGACGTTCAACACGGCGGCGCTGCTCGGCGACATGGGAACCGGTAGCGCATTGACCGACGTTGCGCTGGCCATCGGCCGCGTCAATCACTACGGCGGCAACGCACTGGTCGCCGGCACGACCGACCCGGCGCATCCCGTCGCCGTCGTGGTGATGCCGCCATCGAAACTCACGACGATCGATCCGGACAAGGACTGGTTCCGCGCGCGCGGCGGGAACAACGCCTATCTGCCGTGGTGGGGCCGTCGTCACGACACGAACTACGGAACGCAGGGCTATTCGTGGTGA
- a CDS encoding T6SS effector phospholipase Tle3 domain-containing protein yields MLFDKNNRLVCVKQLPLPGVVIFVHGVNSEGEWFEASEEGLCEGLNRRLGRLDDQMKYQGVDAGQLTPAKYTEGVTPDGFLNPQLWAGTYVKPDPSFSPVIHFRWGYKATLEELKEYGDKIFLNEKDYWGGGPFTNGCSSLPDLWHGGLDDRAFGWTSVQGINPTNRPLYRAPPRAYGVLAALRLARLIESIRKMQANVPITVVCHSQGNIVGLTGAFFGDALPEVEDPWGRKGRCVADAYVLANAPYSFAQGEGQQKSSIFMDTWSQRGTKDDKGNRGRQTYAARTQTFGKFLSIIGARAAYEPSPDKVDEDMANDRVSPTSNKSYAAQDDRARHGLNGSTYGRVTSYCCPHDQVISAVTVQGIGWRGIGKHELDDIRVSGVLTQRVFASGFDVGVQKPYRYWEDDWRHGEKGTTSGFWYPPSPPAKFGLIGALKGNESIFGMMGTLITAPVMYAATAATSALKMFRVNEDPPKGWTIVADAPALDETFPPKALRFGKPVETRDGDAVSDFNEGNDPPSAWRDASKSDVDKQADDPYDQYKAKNKDGDAQGTAESEAGQRYEDRALMRMEARRTLNTEWVDGDGHVIGEDGKSDLPDGYKDWRDKQITDWLDHGQTNSPTNHSTTMTNPDHARKALAYDVAIGPCYLTSDQLYDLRIEADWRMGDGIERDSPNKKYSDYFSSGKIDDLPMHKWANAEGSEANMPDKIMDEREGQIYLKAGSVI; encoded by the coding sequence ATGTTGTTCGACAAGAACAACCGGCTTGTCTGCGTCAAGCAACTTCCGTTGCCTGGGGTCGTCATCTTCGTCCACGGTGTCAACTCTGAGGGCGAATGGTTCGAAGCGTCCGAAGAAGGACTGTGCGAAGGCCTGAATCGACGACTCGGGCGCCTGGACGATCAGATGAAGTATCAAGGCGTCGATGCCGGACAGTTGACGCCCGCGAAGTACACCGAAGGCGTGACGCCGGACGGGTTTCTGAACCCGCAGCTTTGGGCGGGAACCTATGTCAAACCCGATCCGTCGTTCTCACCCGTCATCCATTTCCGGTGGGGCTACAAGGCGACACTGGAAGAGCTGAAGGAATACGGCGACAAGATCTTTCTGAACGAGAAGGACTATTGGGGCGGCGGTCCGTTCACCAACGGCTGTTCGAGCCTGCCCGATCTTTGGCACGGCGGCCTCGACGACCGGGCATTCGGATGGACGTCCGTGCAGGGTATCAACCCGACCAACCGGCCACTATATCGCGCGCCGCCGCGTGCGTATGGCGTGCTTGCCGCGTTGCGGCTCGCCAGGTTGATCGAGTCGATCCGCAAGATGCAGGCCAATGTACCGATCACGGTTGTGTGTCACAGCCAAGGGAATATCGTCGGCCTCACAGGCGCGTTCTTTGGTGATGCGTTACCGGAAGTCGAAGATCCTTGGGGGCGTAAGGGACGGTGCGTTGCGGACGCCTACGTGCTGGCGAATGCCCCGTACAGTTTCGCTCAGGGCGAAGGTCAGCAAAAATCCAGCATATTCATGGACACGTGGTCACAGCGCGGAACGAAGGACGACAAGGGCAATCGCGGACGACAGACTTACGCGGCACGCACGCAGACGTTCGGAAAATTCCTGTCGATCATCGGCGCCCGCGCCGCATACGAGCCGTCGCCCGACAAGGTCGATGAAGACATGGCAAATGACCGCGTATCGCCGACGAGCAACAAGTCCTATGCCGCGCAGGATGACCGCGCGCGTCACGGCCTGAACGGTTCGACGTACGGGCGCGTCACGTCGTATTGCTGTCCGCACGATCAGGTGATCTCGGCCGTAACTGTGCAGGGTATCGGCTGGCGCGGTATCGGCAAGCACGAACTCGACGACATCCGCGTATCCGGCGTCCTGACGCAGCGCGTGTTCGCGTCCGGCTTCGATGTCGGCGTGCAGAAACCTTATCGATATTGGGAAGACGACTGGCGGCATGGCGAGAAAGGGACGACATCGGGCTTCTGGTATCCCCCGTCGCCGCCGGCAAAATTCGGTCTGATCGGTGCGCTCAAAGGAAACGAATCCATCTTCGGGATGATGGGGACATTGATCACTGCGCCGGTCATGTATGCGGCGACCGCTGCGACTTCCGCACTAAAGATGTTTCGTGTGAACGAAGATCCGCCGAAGGGGTGGACGATCGTTGCGGATGCACCTGCATTGGACGAAACATTTCCGCCGAAGGCGCTGCGGTTCGGCAAGCCGGTCGAAACGCGGGACGGCGACGCAGTAAGCGACTTCAACGAAGGTAACGATCCGCCGTCCGCATGGCGCGATGCGAGCAAGAGCGATGTGGACAAACAGGCAGATGACCCTTATGACCAGTACAAGGCGAAGAACAAGGACGGCGACGCCCAGGGGACGGCCGAGAGTGAAGCCGGGCAGCGTTACGAGGACCGTGCACTGATGCGGATGGAGGCGCGCCGAACGTTGAACACCGAGTGGGTCGACGGTGACGGTCATGTTATCGGAGAGGATGGGAAAAGTGATTTACCTGACGGCTACAAGGACTGGCGAGACAAGCAGATCACGGATTGGCTGGATCATGGCCAGACCAATAGCCCGACGAACCACTCAACGACGATGACCAACCCGGACCATGCGAGAAAGGCGCTTGCTTATGATGTGGCGATTGGCCCGTGTTACCTGACGTCCGATCAACTCTACGACCTGCGTATTGAGGCCGATTGGCGCATGGGTGACGGCATAGAACGAGACAGTCCGAACAAAAAATATTCGGATTACTTTTCGTCCGGAAAAATTGATGACTTGCCAATGCACAAATGGGCGAACGCCGAAGGTAGTGAAGCTAACATGCCCGACAAGATCATGGATGAACGCGAAGGCCAGATCTATCTGAAAGCCGGGAGTGTGATATGA
- a CDS encoding type VI secretion system Vgr family protein: MSIAATFRNFASGLVDWNKRPVALHFGQAQRAVGHLLALHHADIREGLMSGIDGYLTCVSTRDHLSPTLFLGLPVSVRLTTDRGDVRTINAIVRDVHIGQSDGELTVYQLHVCDALSLMDYRTNSRVFRSMSVIEILATLMNEWRQRSAALARAFDFDLSGLRTERYPARELTRQVNESDARFVRRLLRREGITVFAKAGPIGGARSTTEERPIHTLAFCDDPLRLAESPAGTVRLHPRDAGTELRDTVTLFARYQSLSPGKASRPSWDYKKARMDVSAIASSIDQGDAGNDLAQLLTDVAIDIPHVGDSWNDHGRITHDRILAHQFEAERYDGIGSVRDMPVGYWFTLTGDPELDMKLAERRQFVMTSVRHDIWNNLPKDLTSRVNALFAASRNLTRTTPFLPADASDQTDTRYENSFTCVRRGVPLKPSYDPEIDLPPAHLLTGTIVGTQGEEVFCDKAGRVRVRIHGFDPADHAHAQGAGTNGSAGDSAPIRVAASLAGKYFGALFLPRVGMEVLLGCLSGDPDRLVIIGVLSNGANPPATFTHTGALPGNRYVSGIKTKEINGDRYNQLRLDDTPSQISAQLASEHAHTQLNLGYLTQPRKDGHGSDRGEGAELRTDAAAALRAAQGILLSTYARTRATGGQIDRDELIHLLDQCAELFKSLGDYAGQHGGQSADTVGQDKIADAFRNWTPGSAESGAAGDASALLAFGAQAGSLHVTPKTHVMYAGENIDQIARQHVQLASGERISLHGGHGIAMFAHSDGVSAIANQGKVTIQSQNDDTQVDSAKNIQLTAAGGTLAGMANDQVVLVTSGGAYLKLDGGNIELGCPGIFTVKSAGHAWDGPASMNADMPKFDKAPLGRVPKLVRATDGDAVAGFDGQIQKASGALSNLTTDTAGELPAVHADQFEKLAVQFIKKNV; this comes from the coding sequence ATGTCGATAGCAGCAACATTTCGAAACTTTGCATCCGGTCTTGTCGACTGGAACAAGCGGCCGGTCGCCCTTCATTTCGGGCAGGCGCAACGCGCAGTCGGCCATCTGCTGGCGCTCCATCACGCCGATATCCGCGAAGGGTTGATGTCGGGCATCGACGGGTACCTGACCTGCGTTTCCACACGCGATCATCTATCCCCCACGCTGTTTCTCGGCCTGCCTGTATCGGTCCGCCTGACGACCGACCGGGGCGACGTGCGGACGATCAATGCAATCGTGCGGGACGTGCATATCGGTCAATCCGACGGCGAGCTGACGGTGTACCAGTTGCACGTCTGCGATGCGCTTTCGTTGATGGACTACCGCACCAACTCCCGCGTATTCCGATCGATGAGCGTTATCGAGATTCTTGCCACGCTGATGAACGAATGGCGACAACGCAGCGCCGCACTCGCGCGTGCATTCGATTTCGATCTGTCCGGATTGCGAACCGAGCGCTATCCGGCACGCGAACTGACGCGGCAGGTCAACGAGTCGGACGCTCGTTTTGTGCGTCGACTGCTGCGGCGCGAAGGCATCACGGTTTTTGCGAAGGCCGGGCCGATCGGAGGGGCGCGTAGCACGACCGAAGAGCGGCCGATTCATACGCTCGCATTCTGCGATGACCCGCTTCGATTGGCGGAATCACCCGCCGGTACCGTGCGTCTTCACCCGCGCGATGCAGGAACCGAACTACGCGATACGGTGACGCTGTTCGCTCGTTATCAAAGCCTGTCTCCCGGCAAAGCCAGCCGTCCGTCGTGGGACTACAAGAAGGCCCGCATGGACGTCTCTGCTATCGCAAGCAGCATCGATCAGGGCGACGCCGGCAACGACCTTGCCCAATTGCTGACCGATGTGGCGATCGATATTCCGCACGTGGGCGATTCGTGGAACGATCACGGCCGCATCACACACGACCGGATACTCGCCCACCAGTTCGAGGCTGAGCGCTACGACGGTATCGGTAGCGTGCGCGATATGCCGGTCGGTTACTGGTTCACGCTGACGGGCGACCCCGAACTGGACATGAAGCTGGCCGAACGGCGGCAGTTCGTCATGACGTCGGTTCGGCACGATATCTGGAACAACCTGCCGAAAGACCTGACGAGCCGCGTGAACGCGCTGTTCGCGGCGAGCCGGAACCTCACGCGAACCACACCGTTCCTGCCGGCCGATGCGTCGGACCAAACGGACACGCGTTACGAGAACAGTTTCACGTGCGTGCGTCGCGGTGTGCCGCTCAAGCCGTCCTACGATCCGGAAATCGACCTCCCGCCGGCTCACCTGCTGACCGGCACGATCGTCGGCACGCAGGGAGAAGAAGTGTTCTGCGACAAAGCCGGCCGCGTGCGCGTGCGGATTCACGGCTTCGATCCGGCGGATCACGCGCACGCGCAAGGTGCCGGAACGAACGGGTCGGCCGGTGACAGTGCGCCGATACGTGTCGCGGCGAGTCTGGCAGGCAAGTACTTCGGTGCGCTCTTCCTGCCTCGGGTCGGGATGGAAGTCTTGCTCGGGTGCCTGTCTGGCGATCCGGACCGTCTGGTCATCATCGGGGTTTTGAGCAACGGCGCAAACCCGCCTGCGACTTTCACGCATACCGGCGCGCTACCCGGCAACCGCTACGTGTCCGGGATCAAAACCAAGGAAATCAACGGCGATCGGTACAACCAGCTTCGCCTGGACGATACGCCATCGCAAATCTCGGCGCAGTTGGCGAGCGAACACGCGCATACCCAATTGAATCTGGGGTACCTGACGCAGCCCCGGAAAGACGGACACGGAAGCGATCGGGGCGAAGGTGCGGAACTGCGCACCGACGCCGCCGCGGCGTTGCGCGCCGCCCAGGGCATTCTATTGTCGACCTATGCGCGCACACGCGCGACCGGTGGTCAGATCGATCGCGACGAGCTGATTCACTTGCTCGACCAGTGCGCCGAACTGTTCAAATCGCTCGGCGACTATGCCGGCCAGCATGGCGGACAGTCCGCCGATACCGTCGGCCAGGACAAGATCGCCGATGCGTTCCGCAACTGGACACCCGGCAGCGCGGAATCCGGTGCAGCCGGTGACGCATCCGCATTGCTGGCGTTCGGCGCGCAGGCAGGATCGCTGCATGTCACCCCCAAAACGCATGTCATGTATGCGGGCGAGAACATCGATCAGATCGCACGGCAGCACGTGCAACTCGCCAGCGGCGAGCGCATCAGTCTGCATGGCGGTCATGGCATCGCGATGTTCGCGCATAGCGACGGCGTGTCGGCAATCGCGAATCAGGGGAAGGTGACGATCCAGTCGCAGAACGACGACACGCAGGTGGATTCGGCGAAGAACATCCAGTTGACTGCGGCGGGCGGCACGCTTGCCGGCATGGCAAACGATCAGGTGGTTCTCGTCACATCGGGCGGCGCGTATCTCAAGCTTGACGGCGGCAACATCGAACTTGGCTGCCCCGGCATCTTCACCGTGAAGTCGGCGGGCCATGCGTGGGATGGTCCGGCCAGCATGAACGCCGATATGCCGAAGTTCGACAAAGCCCCGCTTGGCCGCGTGCCGAAACTCGTTCGCGCGACCGATGGCGATGCGGTGGCGGGCTTCGACGGGCAAATTCAGAAGGCGTCCGGGGCACTGTCGAACCTCACGACCGACACGGCCGGCGAACTGCCGGCGGTCCATGCCGACCAGTTCGAGAAGCTGGCGGTGCAGTTCATCAAGAAAAACGTTTAA
- a CDS encoding MFS transporter has protein sequence MKANEWDTSYEWKAVTLLALGFGLVGLDRWLIAPLFPSIMKDLNLTAQDVGNCIGVLGLSWGVFAALMGGISDKIGRRKVLIPAIIAFSLLSGFSGLAGGLLGLMAIRGLMGVAEGSFCPTSFAATADASHPRRRGLNLGLQQSGFALFGLALSPIIATQLLGFVSWRWVFALVAIPGLILGAIMFFVIREPKVVKEVASEHAPASLGHVLKSRNILVAMAALCCAMTGVFVLGALLPLYLTDYLSLGTQKMGLVVSAIGFGGFLGQFGLPGLSDLVGRRLASIVGFAGTAVMLYIFRGLGPQPLALFGILFVASFFTLGLVSLLSGPVATEAAPVGLVSTSIGVVVGVGEIFGGGIAPAMGGYVAAHFGIQNILWLPMCAVMLGIVVSMLLKETAPAVLQRRVVVQPELAAGKQPR, from the coding sequence ATGAAAGCAAACGAGTGGGATACCTCCTATGAGTGGAAGGCGGTGACGCTGCTGGCGCTCGGCTTCGGGCTGGTCGGCCTCGACCGCTGGCTCATCGCGCCGCTGTTCCCTTCGATCATGAAGGACCTCAACCTGACCGCGCAGGACGTCGGCAACTGCATCGGCGTGCTCGGCCTGTCGTGGGGCGTCTTCGCGGCGCTGATGGGCGGCATCTCGGACAAGATCGGCCGCAGGAAGGTGCTGATTCCCGCCATCATCGCGTTCTCGCTGCTGTCGGGCTTTTCGGGGCTCGCGGGCGGCCTGCTCGGGCTGATGGCGATTCGCGGGTTGATGGGCGTCGCGGAAGGTTCGTTCTGCCCGACGAGTTTCGCGGCGACGGCCGACGCATCGCATCCGCGGCGGCGCGGCCTGAACCTCGGCCTGCAGCAAAGCGGCTTCGCGCTGTTCGGGCTGGCGCTTTCGCCGATCATCGCCACGCAGCTGCTCGGCTTCGTGTCGTGGCGCTGGGTCTTTGCGCTGGTGGCGATTCCCGGCCTGATCCTCGGTGCGATCATGTTCTTCGTCATCCGCGAGCCGAAGGTCGTGAAGGAGGTCGCGTCGGAACACGCGCCGGCTTCGCTCGGCCACGTGCTCAAGAGCCGCAACATCCTCGTGGCGATGGCCGCACTGTGCTGCGCGATGACCGGCGTCTTCGTGCTCGGCGCGCTGCTGCCGCTGTACCTGACCGATTACCTGTCGCTCGGCACGCAGAAGATGGGCCTCGTGGTGTCGGCGATCGGCTTCGGCGGCTTTCTCGGGCAGTTCGGGTTGCCCGGCCTCTCCGACCTGGTCGGGCGCCGCCTCGCGAGCATCGTCGGCTTCGCGGGAACGGCCGTGATGCTCTATATCTTCCGCGGCCTCGGCCCGCAGCCGCTCGCGTTGTTCGGGATCCTGTTCGTCGCGTCGTTCTTCACGCTCGGGCTGGTGTCGCTGCTGTCCGGCCCGGTCGCGACCGAGGCTGCGCCCGTCGGCCTCGTGTCGACGTCGATCGGCGTGGTGGTCGGCGTCGGCGAGATCTTCGGCGGCGGCATCGCGCCGGCGATGGGCGGCTACGTCGCTGCACACTTCGGCATCCAGAACATTCTGTGGTTGCCGATGTGCGCGGTCATGCTGGGCATCGTGGTCAGCATGCTGTTGAAGGAAACCGCGCCCGCCGTGCTGCAGCGTCGCGTGGTCGTTCAACCGGAGCTGGCGGCCGGCAAGCAGCCGAGGTAA